A single region of the Bombus fervidus isolate BK054 chromosome 18, iyBomFerv1, whole genome shotgun sequence genome encodes:
- the LOC139996588 gene encoding uncharacterized protein yields the protein MSHTTAFRVLTLILILGDLESITVVNHHPDEEYFLEHEVLYEEAITEAKKLQLYPGPIPGCKPCTRSEMTYCKDGSVLNDHCCCDGNSNEVFPFVKHTCRVGPEECEVQAGDCAEYARLRECCCHSYLASVWKYLANDAVSPTNTHFIKFLAILTVLRWLL from the exons ATGAGCCACACCACTGCATTCAGAGTACTGACGCTGATCCTGATCCTCGGTGATCTCGAGTCGATCACGGTGGTGAACCACCATCCGGACGAGGAATACTTCCTCGAGCACGAGGTCCTCTACGAGGAGGCAATTACGGAGGCGAAGAAGCTGCAGCTCTATCCTG GTCCTATTCCAGGATGCAAACCCTGCACGAGATCAGAGATGACTTACTGCAAAGATGGAAGCGTGTTAAATGACCACTGTTGTTGCGATGGCAACTCCAACG AGGTATTCCCCTTCGTGAAGCACACTTGTCGCGTGGGGCCAGAAGAATGCGAAGTACAAGCTGGAGACTGTGCTGAATACGCGAGGCTACGGGAATGCTGCTGTCATTCCTACTTAGCTTCTGTAT ggAAATATTTGGCGAACGACGCGGTATCACCGACGAATACACACTTTATAAAGTTCCTGGCGATATTAACGGTGCTCAGGTGGCTCTTATAG
- the LOC141445942 gene encoding uncharacterized protein, translating into MRIITVIFAGIAMLLSRVATASSEQSAMADSQLKGAKLALSPTSSLQTETYRDSIDYYNFPIDDTYRPLQNTKCPLCDSSVYPYCGEKLLHDACCCTNPYNHDLPYQCKLADCRFLHANSCREHRLIATCCCSDDYRFSLKSFPNA; encoded by the exons ATGCGTATCATCACGGTGATATTCGCCGGCATTGCGATGCTACTATCGCGCGTTGCTACCGCATCGA GCGAGCAAAGCGCCATGGCAGATAGCCAACTGAAAGGGGCCAAATTGGCGTTATCACCCACTTCGTCGTTACAAACAGAAACGTATCGAGACAGCATCGATTATTACAATTTCCCAATCGACGATACGTACAGACCGCTTCAGAACAC aaaatgtCCACTATGCGACAGCTCGGTCTATCCCTATTGCGGAGAAAAATTGTTGCACGACGCGTGTTGTTGCACCAATCCCTATAATCACGACTTACCTTATCAATGTAAATTAGCAGATTGCCGATTTTTGCATGCAAACAGTTGCAGGGAGCATCGATTAATCGCAACCTGTTGCTGCAGCGACGATTATCGGTTTTCATTGAAAAGTTTCCCGAACGCTTAA